One part of the Algibacter sp. L1A34 genome encodes these proteins:
- a CDS encoding GNAT family N-acetyltransferase produces MIHYKIYNSFNKLPEGWNALVKHDVFLQTPYLQALEEASPNNLELFYIGVFKEGVLVGAAVTQRVQLYLQDMFRKTELSCFKAYVRDLVSKILKGNILVIGNLTHTGQHGLFFGKKDLSNREFFEVIDKALNEIKTIIKTKQNKTIRMFVLKDYFENDPIHKEKESLNAAKLHQVHMQPNMILSLRKDWFTIEDYTASLHKKYRDRYKRAKKKFNSIKAIELSLDDVKNNSEVLHKLYLNVSDNAKFNTFILPENHFYSLKFQLKDNFRIFGYYLDDKLVGFYTLILNNKALETYFLGYDSEHQYSHQLYLNMLYDMLKFGIENSFKSIVYARTAMEIKSSVGAEAKPMLVYLKHTNGIMNALLKQIFKLMNPSQEWEERHPFKS; encoded by the coding sequence TTGATACATTATAAAATTTATAATTCATTTAACAAACTTCCAGAAGGCTGGAACGCACTTGTAAAACACGATGTTTTCTTGCAAACGCCCTATTTACAAGCTTTGGAAGAAGCCTCGCCAAATAACCTAGAGTTATTTTACATTGGTGTTTTTAAAGAAGGTGTTTTGGTTGGTGCAGCCGTTACACAACGTGTACAGTTGTATTTGCAAGATATGTTTAGAAAAACGGAGCTGTCTTGTTTTAAAGCTTATGTTCGGGATTTAGTTTCTAAAATTTTAAAAGGTAATATTTTAGTTATAGGAAACTTAACACATACTGGGCAACATGGTTTGTTTTTTGGAAAGAAAGATCTATCTAATCGAGAATTTTTTGAAGTTATTGATAAGGCTTTAAATGAAATTAAAACGATTATAAAAACCAAACAAAATAAAACAATTAGAATGTTTGTGTTGAAAGATTATTTTGAAAACGATCCTATTCACAAAGAAAAAGAAAGCTTAAATGCTGCCAAATTACATCAGGTGCACATGCAGCCTAATATGATACTTTCTCTTAGAAAGGATTGGTTTACTATCGAAGATTATACGGCTTCATTACATAAAAAATACAGAGATAGATATAAACGTGCCAAGAAGAAATTTAACTCAATTAAAGCTATAGAATTATCTTTAGATGATGTTAAAAACAATTCTGAAGTATTACATAAATTGTATCTAAATGTTTCAGATAATGCTAAGTTTAATACATTCATTTTACCCGAAAATCATTTTTATAGTTTGAAATTTCAACTAAAAGATAATTTTAGAATTTTTGGATATTATTTGGATGATAAACTTGTTGGTTTTTACACGTTAATCTTGAATAATAAAGCTTTGGAAACCTATTTTTTAGGGTATGATAGTGAACACCAATATTCGCATCAGCTCTATTTAAACATGCTTTATGATATGCTAAAATTTGGTATAGAAAATAGTTTTAAAAGTATAGTTTATGCACGTACAGCCATGGAAATTAAAAGCTCGGTAGGTGCAGAGGCTAAACCTATGCTGGTGTATTTAAAACACACCAATGGTATCATGAATGCATTACTGAAACAGATTTTTAAATTGATGAATCCATCACAAGAGTGGGAAGAGCGCCATCCTTTTAAAAGTTAA